The following is a genomic window from Bombus pyrosoma isolate SC7728 linkage group LG5, ASM1482585v1, whole genome shotgun sequence.
tcgttaaaagaaattctGATTTACCAGGTTATTACTCGAATATCACTGCTGGCGGAGGCTGCACTCGAATGGAGAACACGACAGCTGCAGACATTTACGTAAACTATACAAGACCAGCCACTCTTCACATTCCATTCCCAGAGCCAGGAATCTGGCATATAAGTCTGAGAGCATTTTGCGTAGAAGAAAATTGCCATTGTATAGCAACTTGTCTGAATGGGACCGCCTGCGAGGACTGTGACTGCATGATCCCTTGTAACACCAGAGTAGAGAGTCGTATCTCTTCGTTACCTTGCATCGAAGGTCGCTGCAACTCTCGCGGGAAATGCATGCATTACATGAGCGGCGGTTTCGTGTTCGCCGCGTGTCATTGTTCCGGCGCTTACAGAGGCTTCGATTGTGCGGATGACACTTATGTTCTCGGCAATAGCGACGTAATAATCCGCGTACTATTGCTAACGTTCAGCAACCTGGCATTTATTGGTTCCGTTTATGTGGCCGTGCGTAGGGAATATTTTACGGAGGCGATAGTTTACGCCGCAGTGATGTTTTTCTCGACGTTCTATCATGCCTGCGAAGCTGGAGAGGATGTGTACAGCGTATGCATCATGAGACTGAGCGTTTTACAGTTCTGTGACTTCTTCAACGCCCTTCTGTCCATTTGGGTGACGTTGGTGGCAATGGCTTCGTTTGGACCAAAGCTCACTGCTTTTTGTCAAATAACTGGTGCTGTTATTCTGGCCATGAGTGCCGAAATGGATCGTACAGCTCTCTGGGTGTTTCTTCTGCCAGCCATAACAGGTTCTGCACTGATCGGTCTGTCTTGGGGCATGAGATGCAAAAGAAGGGGTACGGTTCGTTATCCATCGCGTCCTTACAGGTGAGTAGaatgttttaagaaatttataaaggaGATTAACTTTaagtgaaatttgttttcatttacaGAAGCATTTATTTTCCGGCTGGTCTCCTTCTAGTCTCCCTCGGTCTTGTTTGTTACGCCTTTCTGCAGACAAGAAAGAATTACTATATTGTGCACAGTATGTGGCACGTGTGCGTCGCTATAGGAGCCATACTCCTTCTACCGAAGCGACAGTACATGAAATGatcgttatataaaaatgttgtctTATATTTACCAAGTGAAAGTTATTGAAAAGTGTTATTGTCTGGAAAAGAAAATCTCGTTGCCAATTTAACGAAAGAATCAGgtacaaaaagatatttgtagCAATCGAAAGTGCTCGTAGACGACGGTACATCGAgcatattattgtaattaccAGAGATCTTATTCTTGTAAAAATCAGATAATGTTTATAAGATAGGTAACTATTCAGCTATTGAATGTACGTTATGAAACAATACGAAATTCACGACAATGTTAATTGCTTCAATGTTGTCTATCgttatatttgcataattaagAAGCTCCAAACATGTTTTTATATCACGATTAAGATACGTTCCATAATAGGATTATTGAAACGACGTTAGGTTTGATTGCTTGTGtttgttgaatttattaatgtcAACTAAATTACATAGCTTTAACAATGCGTTTAACGAAGATTTATGTATTTTGCTAAGGACCAAAGAACTTCTAGGATACGTACATATAATTACATGTACAGAGTATAACAGAGAATGtccaatattttttctgtaaAAGCGAAACTGCACTTTACTAACGTGAATATATCATAGTGCTGTATAATCTGTAATTAAGAACGAATTCCTCGAGAACTATCTTGGGGGCTTAAGTTCCAATTCGAATATCGACGGTTCGATATTTCACgttaattttacaaagttcATTTTAATTCTCTTAGGAATCAACACCTCGCACGTGACTCATacattttaatggaaaaattctatatttatatacgctctaaaagattattttatctacATCGAAGATTGTAGAACCTTTAAAATAGTGTACAACGTTGTACATCGTGTTCACACTGAAAAATAACAGATCGTTACGCTATGTAATTACATACGGTCCTGTTTGCCTTACACGAGGATTGTGTAAAGAATAAGTGTCTATGTCGAAGGAAAGTCGTCGCGTTACACGCCAAACTGCGCGAACTAGCGACTTCGTCATATTACGCGGGAacaatttcacttttctcGGTTCGCATGTGTATAAGATCGAATAAACGTAAAAGGAAATTGTTGCAATTTGTTccgtttttatttgttaaaagatACCTGCGACTAATTTCatttacgaataatatttcaattgcaTCATGAGGAACTGATCGTATTTATGATAAATGACTACTCGATTACGTAAATGAAaccgtataatataatatacggtTTATCATATGGCGCTAATGTATTCTTCGTTACTATCCTGTTCAACTTTACCTAAAGACGACTACATTTCCATACGATCCATTACGCTTCAATGTCCGAGAATCGTAGCAGGATATTTTACCGCGTAATCAGAAATTTTCACTCTTAGCGATTACAACGTCCCAGTTCCTGTGGGCGTCGTGGTTCCTGTATTAACTGCCGCGACCGTGGTAACTACGTTCGATAATAAAGACAGTATCGTTTCCATGGAAAATCCGCAATGTGAATAAGTCCGCGAACAATTTCGACCGGCTCTCCCTGCTTCCACCGCTTCCTGTATCGCGGTTCCTTCCATGGCCGTTCGGAAAATCTGATTCGTCGTGATCGTATCGATCACGCGATCGAACGACGAGGCCTTCTCATCGTCGCTTAACTTATTGGCCTCTTTCACCGACGAGGAGGCCTGTTGCGAATAAGTACAGACGGCTCGTTGCATGCAGGATGTCGTGTCGATACCGTGACGGGCCAGAACGTCGTCCATTCTTGTCATGATTTGAGCGAAGCCGCTCTCTTCGCCTACGATAAAGAcgattattttgtattaaagagaaattcatggtttttcttattttcctttcttttaaataaagctTTAAGTAATTTACTTCTTGCATAATGGCCGTAAGTGCCAGAAAGAATGTAGAGTAGTTTAGGTATGATGAGGATGGAACCTATTCCTATGATGGCGCCCAAGAACAATCCTCCCAAGTCTATCTTTGTCGGTGCATACGTCGATACTCCGTAACCCTGTGTCGATGTCTATGTTACTTAAATATCGATGAACATTCCGTGAGGATAAGATTCAACGAAAATTGCTTACGCTTCCTGTGCTACCAAGGTTCGTGAAACCAAATCGAGGTTCTTGGCTGCGATCCGTAATATCCACGTCGTTGTCCACGTCACTCCGCTTTGTTGATGTCTCACTGCGTAGCCTTGGCTCGGAAGGCATAGCTATCTGATCCTGGGACTTTGCGTTCTTTTCCAGATAGATCATGGAACTCGGTATGAACCTGTTTACGATTTGTCTCGTTCAGTCGTGAAAATTATTactcgaagaaaaatgaagagaTGAAAAACTCGAAGCGAGCTTGGAAAAGCCGTTTGTGTAAGAAACGTCTTTTCTTCGTATAATCACTTCAGAACTCAGGAAGAATCTTACCCTCCATCGTCAAACTTGG
Proteins encoded in this region:
- the LOC122567810 gene encoding uncharacterized protein LOC122567810; the encoded protein is MEMSFNFRNPVLFLLSLAAIVEGNPKFDDGGFIPSSMIYLEKNAKSQDQIAMPSEPRLRSETSTKRSDVDNDVDITDRSQEPRFGFTNLGSTGSGYGVSTYAPTKIDLGGLFLGAIIGIGSILIIPKLLYILSGTYGHYARSEESGFAQIMTRMDDVLARHGIDTTSCMQRAVCTYSQQASSSVKEANKLSDDEKASSFDRVIDTITTNQIFRTAMEGTAIQEAVEAGRAGRNCSRTYSHCGFSMETILSLLSNVVTTVAAVNTGTTTPTGTGTL